The Gemmata palustris genome includes a region encoding these proteins:
- a CDS encoding DUF1549 and DUF1553 domain-containing protein translates to MIRRAVPVALLLLLLAVSNRATAQRKYADPELKAQDRAHWSFVPPKRPPVPEPRTLKNESRNPIDAFILARLEKEGLKPSAPADKLTLLRRVTLDLTGLPPTPAEVDAFLKDDAPDAYEKVVDRLLASPHFGERWATHWLDVVRFAESNGYELDAERPHSWRYRDFVVSSFNADKPYDQFVKEQIAGDLIWKDEQQRKVARSSGWSKLSALFAHPSSHDTLIATGVHRCGPVHVVSGNLDADVLRQETLTEMVNGVGAAFLGLTFACTRCHDHKFDPLSAGDYYRLQAFFASAKYADVNFATPAERETHTKRMGEINTKTAPIKKQIAELDNPVRTKVNQEKRDKLEPKYRKALDTPADKRTEEQKTLAAQAGTLIHVSWDEVLAAMSPADLAKRAQLREQLHAIDARTPPPAPAAWAIENAGDEKTFVLNRGEVSQKTLEVQPAFPRVLVREGTPVPTSRRELADWLTKPDHPLTARVIVNRVWQHHFGRGIVNTPNDFGTRGDLPTNPELLDWLACELATPSVGAGSPWALKRIHRLIVTSATYRQSATTAHGAKADPDNKLLWKMSRRRLEAEAVRDSVLTAAGTLNRQVGGLSVKVPLEPEVYDLIFTEGEPDGLWPVTPDVKQHTRRSVYLFNKRNVRQPILEAFDQPDTLNACAVRPVSTFAPQALILMNSPFVHEQAKAMAVSLLTEAGTDTEKQLNALYRRATGRVPNATERKLATEFLKDQTAIVRDRVRAKQDIGIDATSLPAGTDAAHARALADLCVVLFNTHEFVYIP, encoded by the coding sequence ATGATTCGCCGAGCCGTGCCGGTCGCGCTGTTACTGCTGTTGCTCGCGGTCTCGAACCGCGCGACGGCGCAGCGGAAGTACGCGGACCCCGAACTGAAGGCGCAGGACCGGGCGCACTGGTCCTTCGTGCCCCCCAAGCGCCCACCGGTTCCCGAACCGCGAACTCTGAAGAACGAATCGCGGAACCCGATCGATGCCTTCATTCTCGCGCGACTGGAGAAGGAGGGGCTGAAACCCTCTGCACCGGCCGACAAACTCACGCTCTTGCGCCGGGTGACGCTCGACCTGACGGGCCTCCCGCCCACGCCCGCGGAAGTCGATGCGTTCCTGAAAGATGATGCGCCCGATGCTTACGAGAAGGTCGTCGATCGGTTGCTCGCGTCCCCGCACTTCGGCGAGCGCTGGGCGACGCACTGGCTCGACGTCGTTCGCTTCGCGGAGAGCAACGGTTACGAACTCGATGCGGAGCGCCCGCACTCCTGGCGCTACCGCGACTTCGTGGTGAGCAGCTTCAACGCGGACAAGCCCTACGACCAATTCGTCAAAGAGCAGATCGCCGGCGACCTCATTTGGAAGGACGAGCAGCAGCGAAAGGTGGCCCGATCGTCCGGGTGGTCCAAGCTCTCGGCGCTCTTCGCGCACCCGTCCTCCCACGACACCCTGATCGCGACCGGTGTTCACCGCTGCGGGCCGGTTCACGTGGTGAGTGGGAACCTCGATGCGGACGTGCTCCGGCAGGAAACGCTCACTGAGATGGTGAACGGTGTGGGGGCCGCGTTCCTGGGGCTCACGTTCGCCTGCACGCGCTGTCACGACCACAAGTTCGATCCTCTCTCGGCCGGGGATTATTACCGGCTCCAGGCGTTCTTCGCCAGCGCCAAGTACGCCGATGTGAATTTCGCCACACCCGCGGAGCGCGAAACGCACACCAAGCGAATGGGCGAGATCAACACGAAGACGGCGCCGATCAAGAAGCAGATCGCGGAGTTGGACAACCCGGTTCGCACGAAGGTGAACCAGGAGAAGCGCGACAAATTGGAGCCGAAGTACCGCAAGGCCCTCGATACGCCGGCCGACAAGCGGACCGAGGAGCAGAAGACGCTCGCAGCGCAGGCCGGGACGCTCATCCACGTGAGCTGGGACGAGGTTCTCGCCGCAATGTCCCCTGCGGACCTCGCGAAGCGGGCGCAACTCCGCGAACAGTTGCACGCGATCGACGCGCGAACCCCGCCGCCCGCGCCCGCTGCGTGGGCCATTGAGAACGCGGGCGACGAAAAGACGTTTGTTCTGAATCGCGGCGAGGTGAGCCAGAAAACACTGGAGGTGCAGCCCGCGTTCCCGCGCGTCCTGGTGCGCGAAGGAACGCCCGTGCCCACCTCGCGACGCGAACTCGCGGACTGGCTCACCAAGCCCGATCACCCGCTCACGGCGCGCGTGATCGTGAACCGCGTGTGGCAGCACCATTTCGGGCGCGGGATCGTCAACACGCCGAACGACTTCGGTACCCGTGGCGACCTGCCCACGAACCCGGAGTTGTTGGACTGGCTGGCGTGCGAGTTGGCGACCCCGTCCGTAGGGGCGGGTTCCCCCTGGGCGCTGAAACGCATCCACCGGCTGATCGTGACGAGCGCCACGTACCGCCAGTCCGCAACGACCGCACACGGCGCGAAGGCGGACCCCGACAACAAGCTCCTGTGGAAGATGAGCCGTCGGCGCCTCGAGGCCGAAGCGGTCCGCGATTCCGTACTCACCGCAGCGGGTACGCTGAACCGGCAAGTCGGCGGGCTGTCGGTGAAGGTGCCGCTCGAACCCGAAGTGTACGACCTGATTTTCACCGAGGGCGAACCGGACGGGCTTTGGCCGGTCACGCCCGATGTGAAGCAGCACACGCGCCGGTCCGTGTACCTCTTCAACAAGCGCAACGTGCGCCAGCCGATCCTCGAAGCGTTCGACCAGCCCGATACGCTCAACGCCTGTGCCGTGCGCCCGGTGAGTACGTTCGCGCCGCAAGCGCTCATCCTGATGAACAGCCCGTTCGTTCACGAGCAGGCCAAAGCAATGGCAGTGTCACTGCTAACTGAAGCAGGCACCGATACCGAGAAGCAACTGAACGCGCTGTATCGCAGGGCGACCGGCCGAGTACCGAACGCGACCGAGCGCAAGCTCGCGACCGAGTTCTTGAAGGACCAAACCGCCATCGTCCGTGACCGCGTTCGTGCGAAACAAGACATCGGTATTGATGCGACTTCGCTACCCGCTGGCACGGACGCGGCACACGCCCGCGCGCTGGCCGACCTGTGTGTGGTGCTGTTCAACACGCACGAGTTCGTCTACATCCCGTGA
- a CDS encoding 1-aminocyclopropane-1-carboxylate deaminase/D-cysteine desulfhydrase: MPDPILTPADVRAAVAQLPRERLAHLPTPLEEMPRFAAKIGGGVRVFIKRDDCTGLVLGGNKARHNEFLLGDALASGADMFVWGALVQSNNCRQTAASCAKLGLECRLYLSKAHQKTEPQGNLLLDYLVGAHVEFTDAKIGPELNALLASKAEEFRSAGRNPYFWNPPRVVPLAAVSYALCMAEIAEQLTALNVAPAAFYVSSAGATGAGVALGKALLGFQCPARLICPMPWPWHIPTQMASDANAAAERLGLPHRLKPEDLDADESFIAPGYGLPSRAGQEAMHLLATSEAILTDHVYTAKALAALIADVRAGKYPRGSSVVFIHTGGVPAIFAEPDKVLPGM, translated from the coding sequence ATGCCCGATCCGATACTCACGCCGGCGGACGTGCGCGCGGCGGTGGCGCAATTGCCCCGCGAACGGCTCGCCCACTTGCCCACGCCGCTCGAAGAGATGCCGCGCTTCGCCGCGAAGATCGGCGGGGGCGTGCGCGTCTTCATCAAGCGCGACGACTGCACCGGACTCGTGCTCGGCGGGAACAAGGCGCGCCACAACGAGTTCCTGCTCGGCGACGCACTCGCGAGCGGCGCGGACATGTTCGTGTGGGGCGCGCTGGTCCAGTCGAACAACTGCCGGCAAACCGCTGCGAGCTGCGCGAAACTCGGATTGGAGTGCCGGCTCTATCTCTCGAAGGCCCATCAGAAGACGGAGCCGCAGGGCAACTTGCTGCTCGATTACCTCGTCGGCGCGCACGTCGAGTTCACAGATGCGAAGATCGGGCCGGAACTGAACGCGCTCCTCGCGTCGAAGGCCGAAGAGTTCCGCAGCGCCGGGCGGAACCCGTACTTCTGGAACCCGCCCCGCGTGGTGCCGCTCGCGGCCGTCAGTTACGCGCTGTGCATGGCCGAGATCGCGGAGCAACTGACCGCGCTGAACGTCGCGCCGGCGGCGTTCTACGTGTCGTCCGCGGGGGCGACCGGGGCCGGAGTCGCGCTGGGGAAGGCGCTGCTCGGGTTCCAGTGCCCGGCCCGGCTCATCTGCCCGATGCCCTGGCCCTGGCACATCCCGACACAGATGGCCAGTGACGCGAACGCCGCTGCCGAGCGATTGGGGCTCCCGCACCGACTGAAGCCCGAAGATTTGGACGCCGACGAGTCGTTTATCGCGCCGGGCTACGGGCTCCCGTCTCGGGCGGGACAGGAGGCCATGCACCTCCTCGCCACGTCGGAAGCGATCCTGACCGATCACGTGTACACGGCGAAAGCGCTCGCGGCGCTCATCGCCGATGTGCGCGCGGGCAAATACCCGCGCGGGTCGTCGGTGGTGTTTATTCACACGGGCGGCGTGCCCGCAATTTTCGCCGAGCCGGATAAGGTGTTGCCCGGGATGTGA
- the crtI gene encoding phytoene desaturase family protein, translating into MTSTVSDTAPTRTRHSNRAPRPNTVLIVGAGPGGLAAALLLAKAGLDVHVVERMPRVGGRCSAIEEQGFRFDLGPTFFLYPRVLERIFKLIGRDLRTEIPMVRLDPQYRIAFGGGGELNCTPNLEQLETEVARLSPGDAQNVRRFLDDNRVKMEQFRPCLERPFSGWRDLVRWQLIKLFPTLRPWASLDAELGRYFKDERIRLAFSFQSKYLGMSPFNCPSLFSILSFLEYEYGVWHPMGGCAAVSEGMARVAREMGVRITLNEDVKEVLFDGRKAVGIRTPSGEHRADALVINADFAHAMTKLVPNHLRRKWTDEKIEKKKFSCSTFMMYLGIEGRFDDVPHHTIHTAADYVKNLADIEQRHVLSDDPSFYVQNATPTDPSLAPPGMSTLYVLAPVTHQHPNVDWAKETPAFRAKLLKQLEKVGLTGVEKRIRFEKIVTPADWEHTYNVYRGATFSLAHSWGQMLHLRPRNRFDELESVYLVGGGTHPGSGLPVIYESARITSRLLLEDFAHDTEWLGAPGATEQPAAVAH; encoded by the coding sequence ATGACCTCGACGGTTTCTGATACGGCCCCGACCCGCACGCGCCACTCGAATCGTGCCCCCCGCCCGAACACGGTCCTGATCGTCGGCGCGGGTCCGGGCGGGTTGGCGGCCGCACTCCTACTGGCAAAGGCCGGGCTGGATGTCCACGTCGTCGAGCGCATGCCGCGCGTCGGCGGGCGGTGTTCCGCAATCGAAGAGCAGGGCTTCCGGTTCGATCTCGGCCCCACGTTCTTCCTCTACCCCCGCGTTCTGGAGCGCATCTTCAAGCTGATCGGGCGCGACCTGCGGACCGAAATTCCGATGGTCCGGCTCGACCCGCAGTACCGCATCGCGTTCGGCGGTGGCGGGGAGTTGAACTGCACCCCGAACCTGGAGCAACTCGAAACCGAAGTCGCGCGCCTCAGCCCCGGCGACGCGCAGAACGTGCGCCGGTTCCTGGACGACAACCGCGTGAAGATGGAGCAGTTCCGGCCGTGCCTGGAGCGGCCCTTCTCGGGCTGGCGCGATCTCGTCCGCTGGCAGCTCATCAAGCTGTTCCCGACGCTGCGCCCGTGGGCCTCGCTTGATGCGGAACTGGGCCGGTACTTCAAGGACGAGCGCATCCGGCTCGCGTTCTCGTTCCAGTCCAAATACCTGGGCATGTCGCCGTTCAACTGCCCGAGCCTGTTCTCGATCCTCTCGTTCCTCGAGTACGAGTACGGCGTGTGGCACCCGATGGGCGGGTGCGCCGCGGTGTCCGAGGGGATGGCCCGCGTCGCGCGCGAAATGGGCGTGCGGATCACGCTGAACGAAGACGTGAAAGAGGTGCTGTTCGATGGCCGAAAGGCCGTCGGCATCCGCACCCCGAGCGGCGAGCACCGAGCGGACGCCCTCGTCATCAACGCGGACTTTGCCCACGCGATGACGAAGCTCGTGCCGAACCACCTCCGCCGGAAGTGGACCGACGAGAAGATCGAGAAGAAGAAGTTCTCGTGCTCGACGTTCATGATGTACCTCGGGATTGAGGGCCGTTTCGACGACGTCCCGCACCACACGATTCACACCGCCGCGGACTACGTGAAGAACCTCGCGGACATCGAACAGCGGCACGTGCTTTCCGACGACCCTTCCTTCTATGTGCAAAACGCGACGCCCACCGACCCGAGCCTCGCGCCGCCCGGAATGAGTACGCTCTACGTGCTCGCGCCGGTCACGCACCAGCACCCGAACGTCGATTGGGCGAAGGAAACGCCCGCGTTCCGCGCGAAGCTGTTGAAGCAGTTGGAGAAGGTCGGGCTGACGGGGGTGGAGAAGCGCATTCGCTTCGAGAAGATCGTCACGCCAGCGGACTGGGAGCACACATACAACGTGTACCGCGGCGCCACGTTCAGCCTCGCGCACTCGTGGGGGCAGATGCTCCACCTGCGCCCGCGGAACCGGTTCGACGAACTCGAAAGCGTGTACCTCGTGGGCGGCGGAACGCACCCCGGCAGCGGGCTGCCGGTGATCTACGAATCCGCCCGCATCACCAGTCGCTTGCTGCTCGAAGACTTCGCCCACGACACGGAATGGCTCGGCGCGCCGGGGGCCACAGAGCAGCCCGCCGCGGTCGCGCATTAG
- a CDS encoding phytoene desaturase family protein has product MTRNTERNRVGVIGGGLGGLAAACVLAARGYAVTLFEKSPWLGGKAAVLNEAGFRFDMGPTILTIPSVLRRIFREADRQMEDYLDLVRLDPQWRCFFTDGTSLDLIEDVDAMAAKLDAYAPGTNSADGYRRFHALSDRLHQVSNRHYFWKSIGGVRDMIDWRAGFSAQLMGDVFNMRMGRSVAGTVRKFVPDPRVAQMLDHFTQYVGSCPESSPAVLCGIAHMQTTEGIWYPKGGTRAVPEALVQLGEELGVEFRTETGIRRVLTDENGTRVCGVETESGEVIELAAVVSNADSARTHRELLPETAPRAAKRFEKRRTYEPACSGVVLYLGLNKAYDHLLHHDFVFSADPHQEFDDIYRRGEPAADPTCYIASTARTEPETAPPGGDALYVLVHTPYLRPHHDWKRMLPEYRNVIINKLKTTGQMPDIEDRIVYESALTPQDIHDRYRVLNGAIYGLASHGKWNGAFKPANRSPDVKGLYLAGGAAHPGPGMPMVLMSGWIAADVLDQDAVAPKGSPQTVPPTQQPEPARV; this is encoded by the coding sequence ATGACACGGAACACCGAACGGAATCGCGTGGGGGTGATCGGCGGTGGGCTGGGTGGACTGGCCGCAGCGTGCGTGCTGGCCGCGCGCGGCTACGCGGTCACGCTGTTCGAGAAAAGCCCCTGGCTCGGTGGTAAGGCGGCCGTTCTGAACGAAGCCGGGTTCCGCTTCGATATGGGTCCGACGATCCTCACCATCCCGTCGGTGCTGCGCCGCATCTTCCGCGAAGCCGACCGGCAGATGGAAGACTACCTCGATCTGGTCCGCCTCGATCCGCAATGGCGGTGCTTCTTCACCGACGGCACGTCGCTCGACCTGATCGAAGACGTGGACGCGATGGCCGCGAAGCTCGACGCCTACGCGCCGGGCACCAACTCCGCGGACGGCTACCGTCGGTTCCACGCGCTCTCGGACCGGTTGCACCAGGTTTCCAACCGCCACTATTTTTGGAAGTCCATTGGCGGCGTCCGCGACATGATCGACTGGCGCGCCGGGTTCTCGGCGCAGTTGATGGGCGACGTGTTTAACATGCGGATGGGCCGATCGGTCGCGGGCACCGTGCGGAAGTTCGTGCCGGACCCGCGCGTCGCGCAGATGCTCGACCACTTCACGCAGTACGTCGGGTCGTGCCCCGAGTCGTCGCCCGCGGTGCTGTGCGGCATCGCGCACATGCAGACGACCGAGGGCATCTGGTACCCGAAGGGCGGAACGCGCGCGGTGCCCGAGGCGCTGGTACAACTCGGGGAAGAGTTGGGGGTCGAGTTCCGCACGGAAACCGGCATTCGGCGCGTGTTGACCGACGAGAACGGGACGCGCGTTTGTGGGGTGGAAACCGAGAGCGGCGAGGTGATCGAACTCGCGGCCGTGGTCTCGAATGCGGACAGTGCGCGAACGCACCGCGAACTCCTTCCTGAAACTGCACCGCGCGCCGCAAAGCGCTTCGAGAAGCGCCGGACCTACGAGCCGGCGTGCTCCGGCGTCGTGCTCTATTTGGGGCTAAACAAGGCTTACGACCACCTGCTTCACCACGACTTCGTGTTCTCCGCGGACCCGCACCAGGAGTTCGATGACATCTACCGTCGAGGCGAACCGGCCGCGGACCCGACGTGCTACATCGCGTCCACGGCCCGCACCGAGCCCGAAACGGCCCCGCCCGGCGGCGACGCGCTGTACGTGCTGGTTCACACGCCGTACCTGCGCCCGCACCACGACTGGAAGCGGATGCTCCCGGAGTACCGCAACGTCATCATCAACAAGCTGAAGACGACCGGGCAAATGCCGGACATCGAAGACCGCATCGTCTACGAATCCGCGCTCACACCGCAGGACATCCACGACCGGTACCGCGTGCTGAACGGCGCGATTTACGGCCTCGCGAGTCACGGGAAGTGGAACGGCGCGTTCAAGCCCGCGAATCGCTCACCTGACGTGAAGGGATTGTACCTCGCAGGAGGCGCAGCACACCCCGGCCCCGGAATGCCGATGGTACTGATGTCCGGTTGGATCGCAGCCGATGTGCTCGACCAGGACGCCGTTGCACCAAAGGGAAGCCCGCAAACCGTCCCCCCAACGCAGCAACCCGAGCCGGCCCGGGTGTGA
- a CDS encoding lysophospholipid acyltransferase family protein, which translates to MRRGIAERGADLPHRWPWLIRGFRRYACRYVRKNFHAVRLSKSGHSLEAGDAPLLVVLNHPSWWDPLIGIVLSRAFIDRDQFAAIDAVAVQQYRFFQRLGFVGVDTKSLRGAVEFLRAGAAILSQPRRVFWVTAQGRFTDARERPLGLQSGVGHLAARLNAATVLPIAIEYAFWTERTPEALVRVGEPLKVAEHPGLSGKEWTALIETALTHNLDALNAETMRRDPAAFTELLTGETGVGGVYDSWRRLKSWARGRKFDPAHDQSAREAQPGAKS; encoded by the coding sequence ATGCGTCGAGGGATCGCCGAACGCGGAGCGGACCTTCCCCACCGCTGGCCGTGGCTCATCCGTGGGTTCCGCCGGTACGCCTGCCGCTACGTGCGCAAGAACTTCCACGCGGTGCGCCTGTCGAAGTCTGGACACTCGCTGGAAGCCGGCGACGCCCCGCTGCTCGTCGTGCTGAACCACCCCTCGTGGTGGGACCCGCTCATCGGGATCGTGCTGAGCCGCGCGTTTATCGACCGCGACCAGTTCGCGGCCATCGACGCCGTCGCGGTGCAGCAGTACCGGTTCTTCCAGCGCCTCGGGTTCGTGGGAGTGGATACCAAGTCGCTGCGCGGCGCCGTCGAGTTCCTCCGCGCAGGCGCTGCGATTCTCTCGCAGCCGCGTCGCGTGTTCTGGGTCACGGCCCAGGGCCGATTCACCGATGCACGCGAGCGCCCGCTCGGGTTGCAGTCGGGGGTTGGGCACCTCGCCGCGCGCTTGAACGCGGCCACCGTGCTCCCGATCGCGATCGAGTACGCCTTCTGGACCGAGCGCACGCCGGAGGCACTCGTGCGCGTCGGTGAGCCGCTCAAAGTCGCGGAGCACCCGGGCTTGAGCGGCAAAGAGTGGACCGCGCTTATTGAAACAGCACTCACGCACAATCTGGACGCTCTGAACGCCGAAACGATGCGACGCGACCCAGCCGCATTCACGGAGTTGCTCACAGGGGAAACCGGCGTGGGCGGCGTGTACGATTCGTGGCGCCGATTGAAGTCGTGGGCACGCGGACGGAAGTTCGACCCGGCACACGATCAATCCGCACGGGAAGCTCAACCGGGAGCAAAGTCGTGA
- a CDS encoding glycosyltransferase family 2 protein — MTLLALTWVGLVCAAVPALLYLQNAFLFRAPPVIDNTVPLTPISILIPARNEELGIEACVRSVLASQYIELEVIVLDDASTDRTAEIVRAIATTDARVRVEAAPPLLDGWSGKQHACFVLSKLASFDTLTFLDADVRLSPDALARMSLFLRANGADLVSGFPKQETGTLLEKLLIPLINWLLLCFLPLWGMRHFRWPAFGAGCGQWFMTTRAAYEKVGGHAAVKTSFHDGLTLPRAYRKAGFWTDVCDATDLAACRMYRSASGVWFGLAKNAREGMAATGQIGFWTVVLLCGQVLPVLLLVLVVATAACDVEFGYDPLGRAIERTTRPFVLTLLGAACLLSLLPRLHTAVRFRQSWLGWLIHPVAIVLLLAVQWYAVFRALAGKPVAWKGRTHPANLTSREAK; from the coding sequence ATGACGCTGCTCGCGCTCACGTGGGTCGGGCTCGTTTGCGCGGCGGTCCCCGCCCTGCTCTATTTGCAGAACGCATTCCTCTTCCGCGCGCCGCCCGTCATTGACAACACGGTGCCACTGACGCCGATCTCCATTCTCATTCCGGCCCGAAACGAAGAACTCGGGATCGAAGCCTGCGTGCGATCCGTGCTGGCGTCCCAATACATCGAACTCGAAGTGATCGTACTCGATGACGCCAGCACCGATCGTACTGCCGAAATCGTTCGCGCGATCGCAACGACCGACGCGCGCGTGCGGGTCGAAGCCGCGCCGCCGCTCCTCGACGGCTGGTCGGGCAAACAGCACGCCTGTTTCGTGCTCTCGAAGCTGGCGAGCTTCGACACGCTCACGTTTCTCGATGCCGATGTGCGGCTCAGCCCGGACGCACTCGCGCGAATGTCGCTGTTCCTTCGCGCGAACGGCGCGGATCTGGTCAGCGGGTTCCCCAAACAGGAAACCGGCACTCTCCTCGAAAAGCTGCTCATCCCGCTCATCAACTGGCTGTTGCTGTGCTTCCTGCCACTGTGGGGGATGCGGCACTTCCGTTGGCCGGCGTTCGGCGCCGGGTGCGGGCAGTGGTTCATGACGACCCGCGCGGCTTACGAAAAGGTTGGCGGACATGCGGCGGTGAAGACCTCGTTCCACGACGGGCTCACGTTGCCGCGTGCGTACCGTAAAGCAGGGTTCTGGACCGATGTGTGTGACGCGACCGATCTCGCCGCGTGCCGGATGTATCGTTCGGCCAGTGGGGTGTGGTTCGGGCTCGCGAAGAACGCTCGCGAGGGGATGGCCGCGACCGGGCAGATTGGGTTCTGGACCGTGGTGCTACTGTGTGGCCAAGTGCTGCCGGTGCTGCTGCTCGTCCTGGTGGTTGCGACCGCGGCGTGCGACGTTGAGTTCGGCTATGATCCACTCGGGCGTGCGATTGAACGTACCACACGGCCGTTCGTGTTGACACTGCTGGGTGCGGCGTGTCTGCTGTCCCTGCTACCGCGCCTGCACACTGCCGTGCGGTTCCGGCAATCGTGGCTCGGATGGCTCATCCACCCCGTTGCCATCGTGTTGCTGCTCGCGGTTCAGTGGTACGCCGTCTTCCGCGCGCTGGCCGGCAAGCCGGTCGCGTGGAAGGGCCGCACGCACCCGGCGAACTTAACTTCACGCGAGGCGAAGTAA
- a CDS encoding SDR family NAD(P)-dependent oxidoreductase yields MSDAPAYVIVGASGGIGSDLCRRLVSRGPCKIVLAARDPNKLERLADELRAINGDAEIVTRVTDATDSGAVDALFAAASATFGTIHGVTNLCGSILLKPAHLTSDKEFGDTLAVNLLTAFHVLRAAAKALTGGGSVVLMSTVATKIGLANHEAIAAAKGGINGLVISAAATYAARNIRVNAVAPGLVRTPLAERLTSSEATLKASTAMHPLGRIGEPGDVASVLAWLLDPATTWVTGQVLSVDGGLSSVRAK; encoded by the coding sequence ATGTCCGACGCTCCCGCTTACGTCATCGTCGGCGCGTCCGGCGGAATCGGGTCCGATCTGTGCCGGCGGCTCGTGTCGCGCGGGCCGTGTAAAATCGTACTCGCCGCCCGCGATCCCAATAAGTTGGAACGCCTGGCGGACGAACTTCGCGCGATCAACGGGGACGCGGAAATCGTCACCCGCGTCACGGACGCGACCGATTCCGGCGCCGTCGATGCCCTCTTTGCCGCCGCGTCGGCCACTTTCGGCACGATCCACGGCGTAACGAACCTCTGCGGGTCGATCCTGCTGAAGCCGGCCCACCTGACATCAGACAAGGAGTTCGGCGACACGCTCGCGGTGAACCTCCTCACGGCGTTTCACGTCTTGCGCGCCGCAGCGAAAGCGCTGACGGGCGGCGGGTCGGTGGTCCTGATGTCCACCGTCGCTACGAAGATCGGCCTGGCGAACCACGAAGCCATCGCCGCAGCGAAGGGCGGGATCAACGGGCTGGTAATCTCCGCCGCGGCGACCTACGCGGCCCGCAACATTCGCGTGAACGCGGTCGCCCCGGGGCTGGTTCGCACGCCACTCGCGGAGCGGCTGACATCGAGCGAAGCCACCCTGAAAGCGTCCACCGCGATGCACCCCCTGGGTCGAATCGGCGAACCCGGCGACGTGGCTTCCGTGCTGGCGTGGCTGCTCGACCCGGCAACGACATGGGTTACCGGTCAGGTGCTCAGTGTCGACGGCGGCCTGTCGAGCGTTCGCGCGAAGTGA